A region of Streptomyces sp. NBC_01788 DNA encodes the following proteins:
- a CDS encoding ABC transporter substrate-binding protein produces the protein MRSTSSTILSHRAARTAAAVAAGALALSLTACGGGSDDKKSGDNQSMGPKPGAAVTLPKLDGATLEVAAVWTGGEQKNFKQVLAEFEKRTGAKVTFVPAQDPIINFLGSKIAGGQPPDVALLPQPGAIKQAVDKKWATPLGPEAQAQLTKNYSQGWQDIGKVDGTQYGAYYKAANKSLIWYNAKVFEDAGASEPKTWKDLLSAAQQVYDSGVTPFSVGGADGWTLTDWFENVYLSQAGPEKYDQLAQHKIKWTDPSVRDALTTLAQIWSKKDYIAGGPDGALQTEFPASVTQTFTGGGQPKAGMVYEGDFAQVNIGETKAEVGTDAKVFPFPAVGSTPPVVSGGDAAVILKDSKAAQALVTFLASADAATIQAKLGGYLSPNKNVPDSAYPNAVQQKIAKALIDSGDDFRFDMSDQAPQAFGGTPGKGEWKELQDFLKNPSDVTGTQARLEKDAAAAYGGGS, from the coding sequence ATGCGCAGCACGAGCAGCACCATCCTCAGCCACAGGGCCGCCAGGACCGCGGCGGCCGTCGCCGCGGGAGCACTGGCCCTCTCCCTCACCGCGTGCGGCGGCGGAAGCGACGACAAGAAGAGCGGCGACAACCAGAGCATGGGCCCGAAGCCCGGTGCCGCCGTCACCCTCCCCAAGCTGGACGGCGCGACGCTGGAGGTCGCCGCCGTGTGGACCGGCGGCGAGCAGAAGAACTTCAAGCAGGTCCTCGCCGAGTTCGAGAAACGCACCGGCGCCAAGGTCACCTTCGTCCCCGCCCAGGACCCGATCATCAACTTCCTCGGCTCCAAGATCGCGGGCGGCCAGCCGCCGGACGTGGCGCTGCTTCCGCAGCCCGGTGCCATCAAACAGGCCGTGGACAAGAAGTGGGCCACGCCGCTGGGCCCGGAGGCACAGGCACAGCTCACCAAGAACTACTCGCAGGGCTGGCAGGACATCGGCAAGGTCGACGGCACGCAGTACGGCGCCTACTACAAGGCCGCCAACAAGTCGCTGATCTGGTACAACGCCAAGGTCTTCGAGGACGCGGGCGCGAGCGAGCCCAAGACCTGGAAGGACCTGCTGAGCGCCGCGCAGCAGGTCTACGACTCCGGGGTCACCCCGTTCTCCGTGGGCGGCGCCGACGGCTGGACCCTCACCGACTGGTTCGAGAACGTCTACCTCTCGCAGGCGGGCCCGGAGAAGTACGACCAGCTCGCCCAGCACAAGATCAAGTGGACGGACCCGTCCGTCAGGGACGCGCTGACCACGCTCGCCCAGATCTGGTCCAAGAAGGACTACATCGCGGGCGGCCCGGACGGCGCGCTCCAGACCGAGTTCCCGGCCTCGGTGACCCAGACCTTCACCGGCGGGGGCCAGCCGAAGGCCGGCATGGTCTACGAGGGCGACTTCGCCCAGGTCAACATCGGCGAGACCAAGGCCGAGGTGGGCACGGACGCGAAGGTGTTCCCGTTCCCTGCCGTGGGCTCCACCCCGCCGGTCGTCTCCGGCGGCGACGCGGCCGTGATCCTGAAGGACTCCAAGGCGGCCCAGGCCCTGGTCACCTTCCTGGCCTCGGCGGACGCGGCGACGATCCAGGCGAAGCTCGGCGGCTACCTGTCGCCGAACAAGAACGTGCCCGACTCGGCGTATCCGAACGCGGTCCAGCAGAAGATCGCCAAGGCGCTGATCGACTCGGGCGACGACTTCCGCTTCGACATGTCCGACCAGGCCCCGCAGGCCTTCGGCGGCACGCCCGGCAAGGGCGAGTGGAAGGAACTCCAGGACTTCCTGAAGAACCCGTCGGACGTCACGGGCACCCAGGCGAGGCTGGAGAAGGACGCGGCGGCGGCGTACGGCGGCGGGAGCTGA